GCTGTACAGGGGTAGATTGCACAGATTGCAGCGGTTGAGACAGAATGTGATCATCCAGGATACCGGGCCGCGGTGCAGTAAGATTTCGAGACATCTGCTTAGCCTGATCGGCATAGTTCTCAACGAAATAAGAATGATACTTATTTCCTTCGTCATATGACGAAGTTGGGTAGTCCATGACTAAATGGGAGGGGACTAAATGGGGGAGGACTAAAAAAGTAAGAATAGAAGAACACAagaacagagaagaaagaacgAAACAACGCAAATACTACAAGAAATAGAAACAAGCAAGTTTAGTTAGGAGTAAAAAATCCaaagcaaaaaaagagaagccGTAATATATACCATTCTATTGTTCATTGTCCAGTGTACCTGGAGGCTGAACAATAGGAAACTGAAAAACTATGTATGGGGAAGTAAAGACAACCATTTttatctctttttcatcaCAGCTCCGATTTGCTTAGCGTTATTAATACACAATAAGACGCAGCCTGGCAGGAACACATTTACTAAGTTACGAAAGTGCGCACGGCTTCATTGCGATTATGCGTCTgcacttttttttcttctctatcttaGCATTGACCGACCCTCCATGAATCTCTTGAGTGAAATTTTATGCTCAAATGCTCAAATGCTCATATTTTATAAACCATGTACTCTTTCCTATCAATACATTTAGTCGACTATACATCATCTTCTTAGTTGTTTTTCCGTCACTTGATCGATctaattttctttttcattgtCGAATGTTTTGTGTCTCTGCAAAAAGTATAAATCCAAGTAGATTTGTTAATTGAGGGAGAGTAGAACAATGCGTCATGGAGTATGCATGTTTATCAACAAATCAGCAGCAAGGAAAAATAGGCAACCACACATCCGATCAATTTATGACCTGCACTACGCATGGAAGTTTTTGCAATCTCCGATACGTTACattcctttgaagaaaaaattgttCCGTATTCAACATGAATAGTAGTGTTGCTGAAGCCACCACAACAGGGTGCATGTACGTCTTTGCAGACGTTTGCGTACATTTACACCACGTGGACTCTTATTCAAATGCGAATGAGTAAAAGCTTTATTAAATATATCTATTTGATTATGGTAATTCCGAAAACATATTCTATCAGCCAATCCCCATTTAGTGGGTCATCAATTGAAACGTGGAGCAAACTCCTGCAGGGTGGTCTATAGGATTTAGGCCTACTCCGCTTCTACTTCCTCATTCAGCGAATTGGGCTCGTATTTCTGAACCGTGGAAGAAATTTAAGCCATGAATGAAAAATCAGATTTATTGTTCGATGAGAACGAAATATGCAGCCGCTCCTTGAGGACAAAAACATTGACCAATTAGGAATGAATCCACTCTCAAGCTGTAAACTGCTGTAATTTATCAATATCAGCCTTGGAAAGCTTCCATTTCTTATCTCCACCTGCATGCTCGGATATGTACTCTTCGTAATAACCTACAGCTTCCTTCTCTATCCGGTCTAGATCCAATAATTTTTTGGACCCTCTTTGACTATCTGCCAACATGGCCCAAACAGAAATACACGAACTATCCGAGTTCTCAATCTCTGCGGGGTCACTTGGACAACTACACCGACAGCCTGTTCCTATATCCGGGTCTTCTAAAGGCTTGTCGTAATTTGTCCagtattcttcttcacttttaCCGTATCCATTTGTGTATCTGGGGCTCCTTTGGTACTCAAGTTGATGCGGCGAATTGAGTGGACAATGCCTTAGTGTAGAGTGACGGTATCCAACATCTCTAAAATAATGGATCTCTGACTGATTCAAAAACAGCCCCAATGCAAGCGAATGAATAGGAGCATCGCCCCATCTCTCAACGTAAAATCCTCCAGACTGTTCTAGAAACTCAAAGTAATCTCTGTACTCCTTCGACCTGAAAATATCAGTTCGTGCAATCTCAAAATTCGACCAGAAGTGACACAAGTTGTACTCAAAGTTATCGAACCGATCTCGAGGAACGTTACGTAACCGACTTGGATTGGACAAACTTGATAGAGCTTTCAACGAATATTCATCAAGCTCatccttattttcttttagACTTTGCTGTGCCCTAAGCAAAGGAATACGTTGTTGCAATCGACTCCAAAATTGCTCCTTTTTCCCAATATCTCTGTAATATTGCTCATTGACCCCACGAACGAAATCGAAATCCTTCGCAAAAAGAGACCAGGAATCCGGGAGAGTAATattgttcttcttggaatATGCAAGAGTATAACGAAATAGGTTAGGTACCGTATTCAATAACTCTTTGATCATCACCGTGAACCCATACTTCTTTCCATGTGCCTCCATTTCCCTGAATGGATCGTAAGTGATGTCACAATAAAAGTCAACATCCGGTTCAACACGCCAATACCAGTCCAACTTTTGCACCAAGTTGTGATCGAAAAAATACCCAGAATAGAACCGGCACATTCTATGATATGCAGGCATACTTCCGTACATGATTCCTCTATCTCCCTGCTCCTCTATAGCTTCAGAGAATTCGATCGGATCGCTTTTCTCAGCAGGCATATGCCAGCGTAAGTTTGGAATCACACCAAACTTCACTTTACCGCTACTGACTTTTCtcacttcttttttgaattgTAGAGTGAATCTCTCATCGTTAAGAAAGATCCATGGATAGTTGAACCACTGATTGAAGTGTCTTTCCATTGATTTCATGGATGACAAAACACCTTGTAGTTCAGAATTTCGTGTCAAAACAACGAAAGCCGCGTTGGCTCTCGTTTTCTTGGCCTCTTCCAATACGTCTCGGCATCCGGATTCAAACACCGAGTCAACATGTGACTTGATAGGTCTTCTGTTCATAGGCAAGGCTTTAAGCATTTTCCGAGAATATTGGTCACTGAAatccaaattcttcaagtctCCTGCGTCTATCAATGATACTTTGTACCTCCAACCACCAAATATCACCGAAAGTATTATCGCCAATATCATAAACTTAGCTATCACCTTTACATTGCTGCTGAATCGCAGTCTAATCAGCCTAAATGGGGAATTCATCAACGATAGCAAACATCGATGCGTCGGTCTCATTAGTGGGGAATCTGAATAATAGTAAAAACTTAGGCCGATAGAAGTACTGGACACATCAGTTTACCTTTGTGTACCaccatctctttttctccgtgcttttttttttctcggTTAAGATCCAAGATAcgacaagaaaaaaaaattcagGAGAACAACAATGACTAGTAAAGAGACAAGAGATGCCGCTTTCTCATCTTTGTGCTGATGCGAGCCGTCCAAACTTATATTCAACGTGCATCACTTAGTACTAAAACTATTCTACGAGAAGGTAACTTACCCAACAGCCGAAAATGGTCACACAAGCAAAAATCCATTCGAATAGCTCGAGCGAAATTTGGAGACGAGTACGATCATGCGAAACTGGTAAGGACAGGGCTTGATAAGGAGGATCAACTCAGGGGTGATAAACTGGCAATAAAGGATTCAACAGGAAGCTGTTGGCATACTCACAGTCCATATGATCTTATACGGAGGGACGTTGAACGTCGAAGCCAGACATTACCAGGATGGTACAAATTACTGAGTGGAAAAAAGGATACGGGCGATAATAAAGAACTAGTAATCAGactgagaaagagaataaagCTGGGGATGAGTGATGAATGCGCCGACTTGATTTCAACAGACTTGGTCAGTTTTAGGGACCGGATATTCAATTTTTATGTGAGCCAGTTCAATAGATATAATGGGAAAGCAAGTTTAATGGATGTGGAGCAATACAAGCGACTCATTTTTAGTCAGAGAATCACTAATTATGCACATATTATAATGCAAAGGCAGAAAATGGCTCCCGAGAAAGGTGATAGTGCCATCTGGAAGACACTAGTATTTTCCAAGCTTACAAGATCCGAAATTGAAACAGTATTAAGGAATAAGGAATATTTGCAGATGCTGAAAAGTGAAACAGAGCTGCCTGAACAACTGAACAAGGTAATATTTGAGCTTTTGAGCAGTGCCTTACGATATGGAATAGAGTTATCGTCTGTGGAGACGAATTATTGGCTTTCATACCTAATGaaaagacttggaaaagataCCGGGGCACTATTAGAGTGCACTAGAAAATATCAGGATTGCTTGAATTTGAATGTGATTCAATATAATACAATTATGGAAGGTGAGATCTCTAGCTGGAGACTGGTGGCCAAACAGATGGCGGAATTTGCTATTGAGCCAGATAGAATGACCATATCAATGCTCATCGATGAATTTGCAGCTAGTATGGATACTTTGTCGTTGTTGAGATTGACAGCGATGATCTTTGATGTGGTGAGGGTCAATATAGATACggagatgatggagaagcTTATTACAGCCTATTCTCATTGTAAACAGCCGGACTTGGCATTGctgatgttgatgagaGTAGACAAGATTtacgagaagaagcaatCATCTTTTCGAGACGAAAATCGGTCATCGATTCCGTTGTCGGATAAGTTGGCCCTGGACAATCTTCTTACCCAGCTTGGAGGACGGCCCAATGGAATGACCATACTCAACCATTCAATCAGGCCCACTTTAAAAATGGTTGAGTCCCTTCTTCGAGTGTGCCGGATTCCCAATGACAAGGATATCGTAACATATTTGAGGAAGACTATAGACAGTTATTCATTAGATATGGAATAAATATGTGTgtatacatatatatatatatatatattataGACAAGTCTCTTACGACTTAAAGTCCTTATTCTGCATGTTTCTGGTCATGGCTGGCAATGCCACTCTTATTCCATCCAAGTCCTTGGACATACTCACCTGACATCCTAATCTAGAAGTTTCAGTAAGACCGAATGCAAGATCCAACATGTCATTTTCGTCGTCGTCAGGTTCAGGAATCTTGTCATAATACTCAGGATCCACAATAACATGACAAGTAGAGCATGCACAAGAACCACCACAGGCACCTTCCATATCGAGGCCATTAGCCTGGGCAATATCTAAGATGGAGTCACCTTCTGCTACTTCAAACGTCTTCTGGCTTCCATCCTTCTGAATGAACGTTATATGAAGTTCTTCACCTGGCTTTGGTGCTTTCAAGTGACCATGAAAATTAGCAGCTGTGGAACTGAACGATCTTATAGATCTTACAGAGCTTAGATTGAAGCTTTGCAGGACATTGATGATTCGATGATGAGAAACCATAGCCCTCACAACCGGCCTCCTACTGGCCAAAACAACTCCTCTTGTTAAAACAGACAACATTATCAGCACAACAAATATAAACCGGCTTCTAAGAACAGTAAACCTTTCGACTTCCTTAGCCTTTGTTCCAGATGCTCGCAGATATCTCCATTAAGGCCGGGGCCGTGCCGATCTCccatgaaaaatttcaacCTTCAGTTTTTGACtattaatttttcattctcgGATCTTAgctgaaagaagaagtaatAGCGGGAAAGGCGATGGAAGCGAGGAGGattagaaagagaaggacCATCATATAACCACCGGCTGGTAAATATTTACAGACTCCATACTTCCATTCTATTCTTATACTCATTGCGTTTGTCCTTCTCCGTCAATCGTGGAAACCAAATATAAAGTCTCCGCTCGATACCATTGTCCATCGCACATTATACAGCTGtcatccgtacaccaaaGGTGAGCACGATAAGCAGACGATTCGGCCAAAAGTTCTTGCCTGTGTTTGCCATCTGTTATCATTCCTTGAATCACATACCTCTTCCCGTGCTATCACCATGTCTGACTTATTTGATAGCTATGAGTCCGACTTCAAATTGGCATATTCTGATGCTCagcaaaaagaaaatcaaatTTATGGATTAACTGACCAGGACCAAAGAGTTGAACTGATGAGAGACGTCGAAAAGTCTCTTGATGACTGCTACGAGTTGATTGAATCGATGTCTTTGGAAGTTCAGCAGCTTTCGACGCACGAAAGAGCACCGTTCAATGCCAAAATCAGAACTTATAAGCAGGACACCGATCGTCTTAACTCCACTCTTAAGTCTCTCatggatgatgaggataagaGACAATTGTTTGGAGACTCTGCAGAGGGTGAGAATTATTCTCAAAGGCAAACATTATTGAATACAAACGAGTCTATTGATAGATCCACAAAACAACTCAACGATGCTACGAGAACCGCCGTTGAGACGGAAACTGTCGGCTCTTCTATCATGGATACTCTAAGATCTCAACGTGACCAAATCACAAACGCCAGGGATACCCTTGGAGAGGCTGATAATTACGTTGACAGATCTCTACGAACCTTGAAAACGATGACGAGAAGGCTCGCCAccaataaaatcatcaCCTACGGAATCATCGCCGTTCTTATTCTTCTAATATTGCTTGTCCTATACAGCAAATTTGCTTAATATACTGAATCGTTTATACTATTATACCTATTATATTATTTTGTATGTGTTTCGAACTCTTCACTGCTGATGTTAACCTCGTCAGGGGAGATCTTAAATCTCGACATAGCGTCTCTGACATGGCGGAGGAAGACATCGTGCATCGAAGCATCGGAGTCCACCGTCTTAGCAGATGCTGCGCTCTTGGCAGAAGTCTGTCTACTAAGATTTGGTGGCATTCGActctctgcttcttcctcgCCAATCTCTAACTTGTGAGCCGTTAAGTCATACAAAGATCTGCCTGACTTACGACTTTGGAGCAGGGGAAAGGGTGAGCTGCCTGGTTCGTAATGCAagatttcatcttcattgtAGTACGATCTCCGTCTCACAGGCGTTCTTGGTGCTCTGCATATCACACCAACGTCCTGAATCATCCGGGCAACCAATGCAGTCCACCCACACTGCCATTTTGCACCCATGCCTCGTCCGGTATCGCCATCAAAGTACTCGTAGAAGTTTGTAAGCTTCCTGAAATAAGCATCCTTATCGAGCAAATCCAACACAGAGTTTTGTCTAAGGGCTTCCTCTTCGCcaactttcttctcgtcAGCTGGCTGGCCGTTATACGCACGATAGCCGTTGACATCGGGAATAAATATATGAATAAGCCTCTGTTGTATTTCCTCTGCAGCTTGACCAAGGTTCAGCATGTCTCCACTTCCTGAGGGTACTTCCACTTTCAAGTTCGAACCATAGTATAAATAGAATCTTAGTAGAGACTCgatgaggaggaagttTGTTGGGAACCATATAGGTCCACGCCAGTTTGAATTACCACCGAACATACCAGAGTCTGATTCGCCGGGCAAGTACTTAACAGAGAACTCTTCGCCGTTAATATTCATTGAGACAGGATGTTTCTCATGATATTTAGACAAAGATCTGATACCATAGGCAGATAAGAATTCCTTTTCGTCGAACACTTTTTTTAAGATGGCCACAAGTCTGTCTTTGTTGACCAAAGAAAGCAAGAGTCTATTACCAGAACCTTTCACTTCCATCAAGGCGATATGCCTCTTGACCAAATATGACTTGTTTTTGGCCAACCACTGGAGTcttttgttgaagttggGGAACTTTTGTAAAACTTCCGGCTCGATAGTAGTGGTGGCGAAAAGTGGAATAAGACCGACCAATGAACGAACTTTCATGGGACTGGTATGGTTCTGGCCCCAATGGATTCTGTCATAGAaaaattgatcttcttcatcccAAAGAGCTTCCTCAGAGGGTCCATTATCGGTATCACTGGTCGACTTATTGAGAAATGTCATAGCATCTGCCACCAACAAATAGTGctcaaagaacttggaagCTATATCCTCATAAACCGGATTCTCTCTTGCCAATTCCAATGCAatattcatcattgtcAATGCGTACCAGGCAATCCATCCAGATGCATCTGATTGGAATAACTCGACGTCAGCTGGAGGTTCAGAACGATTGAAAAGACTGATGTTGTCTAAACCAAGGAATCCTCCTTCAAAAATACCGTTTCCATCGCCATCCTTTTGATTGACCCACCATGTAAAGTTAATGAGAAACTTTTGGAAAACACGCTCCAAAAAGACACGATCACCTACGCCATAcattctcttttcaatcttgTAGACACGATAGGCCGCCCAGGCTTGAACGGGAGGATTTGTATCAGAGAAGTTCCACTCATAAGCTGGAATTTGTCCCTGTGGGGACATGTACCATTCTCTAGTCAATAGGTCAAGCTGCCTCTTAGCAAATTCAGGATCAATCATCGCTAACGGTATAGTATGGAAAGCAGTATCCCAGGAACAATAGAACGGATACTCGAAATTGTCCGGCATGGAAAGAATATCACGATTGTATAGGTTCTTCCACTCCTTATTTCTACCATTGGCCCTTCCCACTGTAGGAGGAAGATCCGAATCTGGATCTCCCTGATACCAATAGTCGTGGATAAAGTGATAGAATTGCTTCGACCACAGCAATCCACTGAATGCCTGCCGTTGAACATTTCTCAGAGAAGATGGAATTGGAAGTGGCGAGACATTCCAATAGAACTCGTCAGCTTCCGCTAAACGCTTGCCAAAGATGCTATCGAATTGATCTTCGTCGATACTGAGAGCCTCGTCACTCATATCACAGGTCATTTTATATCTGACTGTGACATATTCGCCGGACGGAACACCTCCATTATCATCGAATACAAACCAGGCACAGGCTTTGGTACCATAGTGATCTGGATTAATAGCATCagtcttttcatcaactaTGTACTCATGAAATCCATCTTTAAAGTAATCAGCCTTATTCTCTACATGGTAGAGCTTCTTAAGATTACTATCGTTATCACAGAATAAGAACTTAGGTTCGACATCAGGTGAACCCTCAGAAGCTCCCggagcagcagcaaacACAAATCGTCTTGTACCCAATTCAAAGTGCTCAGACTTGATTGAGTAGGAAGAGTCCTGCGATAACTTTGGCTTAGACTTATTCTTATCACTTACCTCTTCCAAGTTCCAAGCCCACGTGTTTCTGAAAAACATTTGGGGAATGATATGTATTGGAGCCGTAGAGCCTGATCTGTTATAAGCAGTGATTCTAAAGTTAATTTCTTCAGGATCATCATCGCTCTTGGCCATTTCAAAGATCACATCAAAATAGTTGTTATCCTTGAAAGCGTCCGTATCCGTAATCTCAAACTCAGGGTCATTTTTGGTACGCTTAGAGTTACCGTCCTTAATTTGGTCGTAAGGAAACTTTCCAATAGGGTACTTGTATAAGTACTTCGCATACGAATGGGTAGGGGTATTATCAAGATAATAATACAATTCCTTGACATCCTCACCATGATTGCCGCTATTGGCAGAAGAACCACCCGGTAACCCAAATAAACTATCCTTCAAGAAAGGATCGTTCTCATTCCAAAGAGCCATGGTTATGCACTGATACTGATGATTATCACTAACTCCGGCCATACCTTGCTCTGTCCATCTAAACACACGGCTTCTCGACATGTCAAAGTCAAACTCCCAGCTTTCTCCTGAATCTGTATAGTCTTCTCTGGGCACCCCCCAGCAACGTTCAGATACATAGGTTCCCCATTTCTTCCAGAACTTGGTCCGATTGTGATTCTCTTGAAGCCTTTGCTCCTCTTTGcttggatttgatgaaaGTGGCATATTGATGTTacaaatcttcaaaaaaaCCTGTGAGCCACAAAGTAGTTGTTTAATGTATCTCCATTTCAACCTATTTATACTTGACCTGCATTGGCTGCATTTTCTCCAGTATCATATTATGGCAATGTACATACTACTACAGCCAAATATTCGCGCATTGTTCTAATTACCAAATTTGGATCTTATCTTAAAGAACAATGTTGCAGCCGTACAGCACGATGCAATAAAAACATAAATAGCTCTATTGCTTTTATTTAGACAGTAATTAGTATTGTAAATGTCGTGCTGGCAACGCGCAGCCAGCTCTATTCCCGTCAGAAGAAGCTACCCAGTAGTTCGTCgtccttcaagttctcctcTATCAGTTGATATATAACCATCAACAGGTTGGGgaacttctccaaaaaGTAGTCGTAAAATCCCTCCGGTAGAGGTCCCATATCGACAGCCAAATCTTCGGGCATATCCTTGAAATGATGGTACTTGTTCCTCAGCGCTCTTAACAAGTCCATCAACTTATAGGAGCTATACTTTCTATATTTGCCCAAGTTATTCAAGAAtttctcatcaaacttaCCGTACCATCCCTTCCCCTTGGTATCTATAATTTCACATCCGCAGTCctccatcttcaacaacaacgtGGAAGGAGgatctcttctctccacTTCGAACCGATCGGACACTTTCAATAAGAAGTTCAACTTTTTATCTATGGGCCAGAAGTATGGATGCTTCATTACCTGAGTAGTGTTCGGTCTTTCTGTTGGATCGTGGTTGATCATCGATGAAATAAGATCTTTGGATTCATACTCGAAGAGTGTGTCATCAAGCAATGACAAATCGTAAATACCTTTGATGATATTACCCTCTCTCGAATACTTATCGCCAAAGGGATGACCTCCTCCGGTCAAGAAGTGGTAGAAAACACAACCAGTCGAAAAAATATCAATGGCCCTAGTCAATCGTCTGTTGTGGCCTAACAAGACACTCGAACTATCCGTGTGCAGAGTACCATCAACAGAATCAGAGATCACAGACAACgcatctgcatcatcaAGAAGTAGCTCCGGTGCTCTCCAGCCTGAAGTGCCTGCCCCCTGAGCTGTGGTAGCACGGAAGGAAGACTGATCAGCCTCCAGCTTCTTACAAAGTCCAAAATCAGAAATCAGTATCCGAGCATCGGAATATTCGTCTTTGCcatccaatttcttggGCTCTGCAACCAAGATATTCTGCGGCTTGATGTCTCGATGAACAATCTTCAATGCATGCAAATGATGAAGACCATTGGTAATCTGCCAGAGAACATTCACTGAGTTCGCACCTTCCAGGATCTTCTTACAAGCTTCAGTACGTCTTTCAATGacatcttcaagagatgCCGTACACAATTCCAAAGCAATATAAAGAAATCCGTCCGTCTGCTGAGAGCAGAAATACCGGATTACATTGGAGTGGTCATCACTTTCTTGCAGAAGCTTGATTTCCTGAGATGCAATCTTGTAAAAGTCAATTAGCATACGTTTGACGGCCACAGGTCGATCTTCGAACGATCCTCTGAACACAACAGTACCATGCGAACCATAACCCAATATCTTATCTGTCATAGACAGGCTCTCATTGATCTGGATAGTTTGCACGTTCTTATTGTTGTTATTTCCAACCAAGGCGTCTGAATCCGTTGATTCCATGGCAGAAGTAGTAACCACAGACACgaaatctttctttttgttctttcgACCACCTCTTGAACCCCGCTTTCTCTTATGATGATGTAATTCTGACTTCCCATCTTTACCATTGAGATCTACGGATCCCCGAGAGGTGTCTTGTGCGTCTAAATCTGCTTTAGGTTCCAGCACATTTGCCCTATCGATAAACTTCACTTTACGCTTCAAAGATACTTCATCCTCAGGATGCTTGGAATCCACACCTTCCTCGGCACCAGACTCAGACTCCACTTTCAACTCCAATTCCGGCCTCTTTCCAAGACCAATCAACGTTAGAAGTTTATTAGCAGATTGCAATAGGCCTAATCTTGATAGAACCAACAATATTAAGATACCCAAGCAAGCAACAACAACGTTTTCAAATGCCCTATAAACCAATctcttccaagaagaaaaacgATATGTAGACCCCGGAAGGCTACCAACGTAATTTGCAGGAGGTCCTTCAATGCCAAGCCTTTCTTTGTAGTCTTTATAATCTCTATAACTATAGGCAGATGTTGGCCGAGACCGGCTCATTGCATCACCTGTGGGCATAACAGATGGAAGTTGAAGCGGATCGTAAACCTCTAAGGGGTCGTTATGACCATTAGGCGATGCAGGGTTATCTCCAGAATTGCGTAATGAGTTATCGTGCACACCCGTTATAGCGATTCCCAGCAATTCGCTGTTGGAAAGAATCGATGGCACTCTCCATCGCTCGCTGGATATATACTTGGCGATAGGAGCAGATCGGACTAAAGATGGATAATGAACCTCATTCATGGCAAACCAAGAACCTTCTTTTGTTCGTTCAATATAAGTTGAGGTCTCGTCATTCGGATCTTCTGGATTTCTCATGTATTCACCATTCAAAGGATGAGGTAAAACAATGAGTTGAGAATCCAACGAAGAGTCTTCGTCAAAGTAGACATCAAAGACATTCACGGTAACATACGGAAGACTGGCTACCCATTTCACAGACTTACTATCAGAATCAAGAGCAAGCACAGAACTATCATGCAATGGCTGTATGTACAAATTATCAGCAGACTCAAAATTCTGCTCAGCTAATTTTGAGTGAAGATTGTTGGGGCCCCAGGCTGTATACGTTAtgttccaagaagaatcatTCTTAGAATGAATGGTCAACTCATAAATTGTCTTACCCAATAGAATTGTGTTGTCGTCTTCAGTATCATCATTAGAGTTGTAGTagttttcattttcattttcattttcattttcgCCTTCATCATTATTCATAATCTCATCCACGTAATcgtcatcaaattcattATCAACCGT
The sequence above is a segment of the Brettanomyces nanus chromosome 4, complete sequence genome. Coding sequences within it:
- a CDS encoding uncharacterized protein (CAZy:GT15) encodes the protein MRPTHRCLLSLMNSPFRLIRLRFSSNVKVIAKFMILAIILSVIFGGWRYKVSLIDAGDLKNLDFSDQYSRKMLKALPMNRRPIKSHVDSVFESGCRDVLEEAKKTRANAAFVVLTRNSELQGVLSSMKSMERHFNQWFNYPWIFLNDERFTLQFKKEVRKVSSGKVKFGVIPNLRWHMPAEKSDPIEFSEAIEEQGDRGIMYGSMPAYHRMCRFYSGYFFDHNLVQKLDWYWRVEPDVDFYCDITYDPFREMEAHGKKYGFTVMIKELLNTVPNLFRYTLAYSKKNNITLPDSWSLFAKDFDFVRGVNEQYYRDIGKKEQFWSRLQQRIPLLRAQQSLKENKDELDEYSLKALSSLSNPSRLRNVPRDRFDNFEYNLCHFWSNFEIARTDIFRSKEYRDYFEFLEQSGGFYVERWGDAPIHSLALGLFLNQSEIHYFRDVGYRHSTLRHCPLNSPHQLEYQRSPRYTNGYGKSEEEYWTNYDKPLEDPDIGTGCRCSCPSDPAEIENSDSSCISVWAMLADSQRGSKKLLDLDRIEKEAVGYYEEYISEHAGGDKKWKLSKADIDKLQQFTA
- the YAH1 gene encoding mitochondrial matrix iron-sulfur protein, encoding MLSVLTRGVVLASRRPVDGSQKTFEVAEGDSILDIAQANGLDMEGACGGSCACSTCHVIVDPEYYDKIPEPDDDENDMLDLAFGLTETSRLGCQVSMSKDLDGIRVALPAMTRNMQNKDFKS
- a CDS encoding uncharacterized protein (BUSCO:EOG09343ZKW) translates to MSDLFDSYESDFKLAYSDAQQKENQIYGLTDQDQRVELMRDVEKSLDDCYELIESMSLEVQQLSTHERAPFNAKIRTYKQDTDRLNSTLKSLMDDEDKRQLFGDSAEGENYSQRQTLLNTNESIDRSTKQLNDATRTAVETETVGSSIMDTLRSQRDQITNARDTLGEADNYVDRSLRTLKTMTRRLATNKIITYGIIAVLILLILLVLYSKFA
- a CDS encoding uncharacterized protein (BUSCO:EOG093407S6~EggNog:ENOG41), which encodes MQICNINMPLSSNPSKEEQRLQENHNRTKFWKKWGTYVSERCWGVPREDYTDSGESWEFDFDMSRSRVFRWTEQGMAGVSDNHQYQCITMALWNENDPFLKDSLFGLPGGSSANSGNHGEDVKELYYYLDNTPTHSYAKYLYKYPIGKFPYDQIKDGNSKRTKNDPEFEITDTDAFKDNNYFDVIFEMAKSDDDPEEINFRITAYNRSGSTAPIHIIPQMFFRNTWAWNLEEVSDKNKSKPKLSQDSSYSIKSEHFELGTRRFVFAAAPGASEGSPDVEPKFLFCDNDSNLKKLYHVENKADYFKDGFHEYIVDEKTDAINPDHYGTKACAWFVFDDNGGVPSGEYVTVRYKMTCDMSDEALSIDEDQFDSIFGKRLAEADEFYWNVSPLPIPSSLRNVQRQAFSGLLWSKQFYHFIHDYWYQGDPDSDLPPTVGRANGRNKEWKNLYNRDILSMPDNFEYPFYCSWDTAFHTIPLAMIDPEFAKRQLDLLTREWYMSPQGQIPAYEWNFSDTNPPVQAWAAYRVYKIEKRMYGVGDRVFLERVFQKFLINFTWWVNQKDGDGNGIFEGGFLGLDNISLFNRSEPPADVELFQSDASGWIAWYALTMMNIALELARENPVYEDIASKFFEHYLLVADAMTFLNKSTSDTDNGPSEEALWDEEDQFFYDRIHWGQNHTSPMKVRSLVGLIPLFATTTIEPEVLQKFPNFNKRLQWLAKNKSYLVKRHIALMEVKGSGNRLLLSLVNKDRLVAILKKVFDEKEFLSAYGIRSLSKYHEKHPVSMNINGEEFSVKYLPGESDSGMFGGNSNWRGPIWFPTNFLLIESLLRFYLYYGSNLKVEVPSGSGDMLNLGQAAEEIQQRLIHIFIPDVNGYRAYNGQPADEKKVGEEEALRQNSVLDLLDKDAYFRKLTNFYEYFDGDTGRGMGAKWQCGWTALVARMIQDVGVICRAPRTPVRRRSYYNEDEILHYEPGSSPFPLLQSRKSGRSLYDLTAHKLEIGEEEAESRMPPNLSRQTSAKSAASAKTVDSDASMHDVFLRHVRDAMSRFKISPDEVNISSEEFETHTK